A genomic segment from Psychrilyobacter piezotolerans encodes:
- a CDS encoding glycine/sarcosine/betaine reductase component B subunit, whose product MGIGPSTKETTLHHFRDPLLDVVSSDQDIDLLGIILVGTPQGNEEKNFVGKRAANLIEAMRADGVIFSLDGWGNSHVDYENTMREIGEREIPVVGLSFVGTQGEFVVKNKYMDTIVDINKSKDGIETEVVGENNMTRLDAKKALAMLKLKIRRGNK is encoded by the coding sequence ATGGGGATTGGACCTTCAACAAAGGAAACGACACTGCATCATTTTAGAGATCCGTTATTAGATGTGGTATCCAGTGATCAGGATATAGACTTATTGGGAATAATATTGGTAGGAACTCCTCAAGGGAATGAAGAGAAAAATTTTGTAGGGAAGAGAGCTGCAAATTTAATCGAAGCCATGAGAGCTGATGGTGTGATTTTTTCACTGGATGGTTGGGGTAATAGTCATGTGGACTATGAAAACACCATGAGAGAGATCGGTGAGAGGGAAATACCGGTAGTTGGACTTAGCTTTGTTGGAACTCAAGGTGAGTTCGTTGTGAAAAATAAATATATGGACACCATAGTTGATATAAATAAAAGTAAAGATGGTATTGAAACAGAGGTTGTAGGAGAAAATAATATGACCCGTTTAGACGCGAAAAAAGCTTTGGCCATGCTAAAGTTAAAAATAAGAAGGGGGAACAAATAA
- the prdA gene encoding D-proline reductase (dithiol) proprotein PrdA: MSITVETAKEHAMDHAVSCCRFEAGTIIEPSNLEDPAIFFDLEESGLLKFDENSLTIGEVLGAKLIKTAEALTPLTADMLEGLNVQTEEVKEEVKEEVVGTPTAATEAVAPASMTTSLNGGMLKIHIGEGKDINLEIPMFAAQGSVAAAAPTAKIVEVQETAATTETKIEELPAKKLRTLTKKHFKIEKVVLGEETKIEGTTLTLRKGIELEAVESQELVTAMTLEIITPAEYDTYSETIMDVQPIATKEDDNFLGTGNTRVIDGVIVMVTGVDENGVQIGEFGSSEGILSENIMWNRPGSPDKGDIFIKTTVTIKAGTNMERPGPLAAHTASDFITQEIRNVLKKMDESLVVETEELVQFRRPGKKKVVVIKEIMGQGAMHDNIILPTEPAGIMGGKPNVDLGNLPIVLSPLEVLDGGVHALTCIGPASKECTRHYYREPLVIEAMNDPEIDLCAVIFVGSPQVNSEKFYVSERLGMTVEALDIEGAIVTTEGFGNNHIDFASHIEQIGMRGMKVVGMSFSAVQGALVVGNKYMELMVDNNKSEEGIENEVLACNTLCKEDALRALGMLKSAMGGSEVKGPERKWNPNVKEANLEAVEAHLGSDIERVLNETSIPMSEKRESKLKTK, encoded by the coding sequence ATGTCAATCACTGTAGAAACTGCAAAAGAACATGCAATGGATCACGCTGTAAGTTGTTGTAGATTTGAGGCTGGAACAATAATCGAGCCTTCAAATTTAGAGGACCCAGCAATATTCTTTGACTTAGAAGAGTCAGGGTTATTAAAATTTGATGAAAACTCATTAACAATAGGTGAGGTTTTAGGAGCAAAATTAATTAAAACAGCAGAAGCATTAACACCATTAACAGCTGATATGTTAGAGGGACTTAATGTACAAACTGAAGAGGTAAAAGAAGAAGTTAAGGAAGAAGTAGTAGGAACACCAACAGCAGCTACTGAAGCTGTAGCACCTGCTTCAATGACGACATCATTAAATGGTGGAATGTTAAAAATTCACATAGGTGAAGGAAAAGACATCAACTTAGAAATTCCTATGTTCGCAGCTCAAGGATCAGTAGCGGCGGCAGCACCAACAGCTAAAATCGTAGAAGTTCAAGAAACTGCTGCAACTACTGAAACAAAAATAGAAGAATTACCTGCAAAGAAGTTAAGAACTTTAACTAAAAAGCATTTCAAAATAGAGAAAGTAGTATTAGGAGAAGAGACTAAGATAGAAGGAACTACTCTTACATTAAGAAAAGGTATAGAATTAGAAGCTGTAGAATCTCAAGAATTAGTAACTGCTATGACTTTAGAGATCATAACTCCGGCTGAGTATGATACTTACAGTGAGACTATCATGGACGTTCAACCGATAGCTACAAAAGAAGATGATAACTTCTTAGGAACAGGAAACACAAGAGTAATCGACGGTGTTATCGTAATGGTAACAGGTGTAGACGAAAATGGAGTACAAATAGGAGAATTCGGATCATCTGAAGGAATCTTATCTGAAAACATCATGTGGAACAGACCTGGATCACCTGATAAGGGAGATATCTTCATCAAAACTACAGTTACAATCAAAGCTGGAACAAACATGGAAAGACCTGGGCCGTTAGCAGCTCATACAGCAAGTGACTTTATCACTCAAGAGATCAGAAATGTCTTAAAGAAAATGGACGAGTCATTAGTTGTAGAAACTGAAGAATTAGTTCAATTCAGAAGACCTGGAAAGAAAAAAGTAGTAGTAATCAAAGAGATCATGGGACAAGGTGCGATGCATGACAACATCATCTTACCTACTGAACCTGCAGGGATCATGGGTGGAAAGCCAAACGTTGATTTAGGAAACTTACCTATCGTATTGTCTCCACTTGAAGTATTAGATGGAGGAGTTCATGCATTAACTTGTATCGGACCTGCATCAAAAGAGTGTACTAGACATTACTATAGAGAGCCATTAGTAATCGAAGCAATGAATGACCCTGAAATAGACTTATGTGCAGTTATATTTGTTGGAAGTCCACAAGTTAACTCTGAAAAATTCTATGTATCTGAGAGATTAGGTATGACAGTTGAAGCTTTAGACATAGAAGGAGCTATCGTTACAACTGAAGGATTTGGAAATAACCATATCGACTTCGCAAGTCATATTGAGCAAATCGGAATGAGAGGAATGAAAGTAGTAGGAATGTCATTCTCTGCAGTTCAAGGTGCATTAGTTGTAGGAAATAAATACATGGAACTTATGGTAGACAACAACAAATCTGAAGAGGGAATTGAAAATGAAGTTCTTGCTTGTAACACATTATGTAAAGAAGACGCTTTAAGAGCTCTTGGAATGTTAAAGTCAGCTATGGGTGGTTCAGAAGTTAAAGGACCTGAAAGAAAATGGAATCCTAACGTTAAAGAAGCAAACTTAGAAGCTGTAGAAGCTCATTTAGGATCAGACATAGAGAGAGTTTTAAATGAGACTTCTATCCCTATGAGTGAAAAAAGAGAATCAAAATTAAAAACTAAATAA
- a CDS encoding CBO2463/CBO2479 domain-containing protein — MKYGDRLVKMQGIIVHISDGGVAMDLKGRLGHLTVPMRMLITDYELKVGQEVEFNMSFPEVMSGEVNEKYVSNIEKNKRGGK; from the coding sequence ATGAAATATGGAGACAGATTAGTAAAGATGCAGGGAATCATAGTACACATTTCAGACGGAGGAGTGGCTATGGATTTAAAGGGTAGGTTAGGTCACCTGACTGTACCTATGAGAATGCTGATAACTGATTATGAGTTAAAAGTAGGTCAAGAAGTAGAATTTAACATGAGTTTTCCAGAAGTAATGTCTGGAGAAGTAAATGAAAAATATGTAAGTAATATAGAAAAAAATAAAAGAGGAGGAAAATAG
- a CDS encoding sulfite exporter TauE/SafE family protein encodes MVQILLGILGIMAIWYLVVFAKDYKEFKTNNAGVDEGSTAAHGGIALGVNFFDTLGIGGFAPMTALFKQFNLVHDRIIPGTLNTAMTIPVIAEAFIFIKKVEVEPITLISMLVAATLGAIIGAGVVAKLDEKKVQLYMGSALIIVVLIMLAQQFGLIQGGGEAVGLTGIKLVIAVVGNFILGALMTLGIGLYAPCMALVYALGLSPLVAFPVMMGSCAYLMPAASVKFIKAGAYNRKATLMNATIGVVGVIVAAYLVTGLSIAMLTKVVIAVVLYTAIKLLKDSRKVVSVAA; translated from the coding sequence ATGGTACAAATATTACTGGGGATTTTAGGAATTATGGCTATTTGGTATTTAGTGGTTTTCGCTAAAGACTACAAAGAATTTAAAACGAATAACGCTGGAGTGGATGAAGGAAGTACGGCAGCACATGGAGGAATAGCTCTTGGAGTAAATTTCTTCGATACTTTGGGTATTGGTGGATTCGCACCGATGACGGCTCTTTTCAAACAATTTAACTTGGTTCATGATAGGATAATACCAGGAACTTTAAATACAGCAATGACTATTCCTGTAATAGCTGAAGCTTTTATATTTATCAAAAAAGTTGAAGTTGAACCAATAACATTAATATCTATGTTAGTAGCAGCAACTCTTGGAGCTATAATAGGAGCGGGTGTTGTAGCTAAGCTGGATGAGAAAAAAGTACAATTATACATGGGATCAGCATTAATAATTGTAGTATTGATAATGCTTGCTCAACAATTCGGATTGATTCAAGGCGGAGGAGAAGCAGTTGGCTTAACTGGAATTAAATTAGTTATAGCCGTAGTTGGAAACTTTATATTAGGAGCTCTTATGACTTTAGGAATAGGTCTATATGCCCCTTGTATGGCTTTAGTTTACGCTTTAGGTTTAAGTCCATTAGTGGCATTCCCAGTTATGATGGGTTCTTGTGCATACCTTATGCCGGCAGCAAGTGTAAAGTTTATTAAGGCAGGAGCTTATAATAGAAAAGCAACTTTAATGAATGCTACAATTGGTGTTGTAGGAGTAATTGTTGCGGCTTACTTAGTAACAGGATTATCTATAGCAATGTTAACTAAGGTAGTTATAGCAGTAGTATTATATACAGCTATTAAATTACTAAAGGATTCAAGAAAGGTCGTTTCAGTAGCAGCTTAA
- a CDS encoding proline racemase encodes MKINKQIIAVDSHTMGEPTRIIISGLPKIPGKTMAEKKSYLEKNMDDVRTLSMHEPRGHADMFGSIIVTPTIDEADLGIIFMDGGGYLNMCGHGTIGAMTVAVEMGMVEVTEPYTNITMESPAGLIRGRVRVEDGKALEVSFTNVPAFLHKENVKIDVDGIGTLTLDVSFGGSFFAILEATQLGLDICPANTNKLCELGVKILKAANEQITVKHPELDHIKTIDLVEIYGPAKSEDATLQNVVVFGEGQVDRSPCGTGTCAKMATLFTKGKLAKGEKFVYESIIETKFIGEILDTNTKDGVQYVIPQITASAYITGINHLLVDPTDPLKYGFSLK; translated from the coding sequence ATGAAAATCAACAAACAGATAATTGCTGTAGATTCACACACAATGGGAGAACCAACTAGAATAATCATCAGTGGATTACCAAAAATCCCTGGAAAAACAATGGCAGAAAAGAAAAGCTACTTAGAAAAGAATATGGATGATGTAAGAACATTATCTATGCACGAGCCTAGAGGACATGCTGATATGTTCGGTTCAATAATAGTTACACCTACAATTGATGAAGCAGATTTAGGAATAATCTTCATGGATGGTGGAGGTTACTTAAATATGTGCGGCCATGGGACTATCGGTGCTATGACAGTTGCAGTAGAAATGGGAATGGTAGAAGTTACTGAACCATACACAAATATCACAATGGAATCTCCTGCAGGATTAATAAGAGGTAGAGTTAGGGTAGAAGATGGAAAAGCATTGGAAGTATCATTTACAAATGTACCAGCATTCTTACATAAAGAAAATGTTAAGATAGACGTAGATGGAATAGGAACTCTTACTTTAGATGTTTCTTTCGGAGGAAGTTTCTTCGCTATATTAGAAGCTACTCAATTAGGATTAGATATATGCCCGGCGAACACAAATAAACTTTGTGAATTAGGTGTTAAAATCTTAAAGGCAGCCAATGAGCAAATCACAGTAAAACATCCTGAATTAGACCATATCAAGACAATCGATTTAGTTGAAATATACGGACCTGCAAAGAGTGAAGATGCTACCTTACAAAATGTCGTAGTATTCGGGGAAGGTCAGGTAGACAGATCTCCTTGTGGAACTGGAACGTGTGCTAAGATGGCAACTTTATTCACTAAAGGAAAGTTAGCTAAAGGTGAAAAATTTGTTTACGAGAGTATAATCGAGACTAAGTTCATCGGTGAAATACTTGACACAAATACTAAAGATGGAGTACAATATGTAATTCCACAGATTACAGCAAGTGCATATATTACAGGGATAAATCATCTATTGGTAGATCCAACAGATCCATTAAAATATGGATTCTCATTAAAATAA
- the prdC gene encoding proline reductase-associated electron transfer protein PrdC yields the protein MKNFKFVLKMAVGAPSKSIVKIDEEVKRGQCIAEPISLGCKIHSSVNGVVKKITDSYIEIQQTEENSNDYLKIKECETISEYAFEAGIVGSGGAGFPSHIKLSTKLNGGYVLANAAECEPVLSHNVELMEQNPEIVVKGVKYAMESTGAKMGYIAMKPKYLKAAMAIGKVLKNYENIEIKWLPNMYPAGDERVIVREVLGIELQPGELPSKADAVVFNVETLKNLVLAVEDRKPVIDKDITVGGRVVNAEKGKVFTDVPIGATVKEYIEKSGGYILPYGEIVAGGPFTGSAITEDTSITKTTGGILVAMPYPKDTRKVGIIACECGAGEERLTEIAHGMGGEVVAEAKCKRMVEVNGRYRCDKPGICPGQAEKVLFLKSQGAEVIITGTCEDUTNTVMTVAPRLGVPVYHSTDHILRGARHKIYRSKKN from the coding sequence ATGAAAAATTTCAAGTTTGTTCTGAAAATGGCTGTAGGAGCTCCTTCTAAATCAATTGTAAAGATAGATGAGGAAGTGAAGAGGGGTCAGTGTATAGCTGAACCAATTTCATTGGGGTGTAAAATACATTCAAGTGTTAACGGTGTAGTGAAAAAAATAACCGATTCTTATATAGAAATTCAACAAACCGAAGAAAATTCAAATGATTATTTAAAAATAAAAGAATGTGAAACTATTTCTGAATATGCATTTGAAGCAGGAATAGTAGGATCAGGAGGGGCAGGGTTCCCTAGTCACATTAAATTATCTACAAAACTAAATGGGGGTTATGTATTAGCCAATGCAGCTGAGTGTGAACCTGTATTATCTCATAATGTGGAGTTAATGGAACAAAATCCGGAAATTGTAGTGAAGGGTGTTAAATATGCCATGGAATCTACAGGAGCTAAGATGGGTTATATTGCTATGAAGCCTAAGTATCTTAAAGCTGCCATGGCTATTGGTAAAGTTTTGAAAAACTATGAAAATATAGAGATAAAATGGTTACCGAATATGTATCCTGCTGGAGATGAAAGAGTAATTGTTAGAGAAGTTCTGGGAATAGAATTACAACCAGGAGAATTACCATCTAAAGCAGATGCTGTAGTATTTAATGTGGAAACGTTAAAGAACTTAGTATTGGCTGTAGAAGACAGAAAGCCTGTCATCGACAAAGATATTACAGTAGGCGGAAGAGTAGTAAACGCTGAAAAAGGTAAAGTTTTCACAGATGTTCCAATTGGAGCTACTGTAAAAGAATATATTGAAAAAAGTGGTGGCTACATACTTCCTTACGGAGAGATAGTTGCCGGAGGTCCATTCACTGGAAGTGCTATAACTGAAGATACATCAATAACTAAAACTACAGGTGGAATATTAGTGGCAATGCCGTATCCAAAAGATACGAGAAAAGTCGGAATAATCGCTTGTGAATGTGGAGCTGGAGAGGAAAGATTAACTGAAATAGCTCACGGTATGGGTGGAGAAGTAGTGGCAGAAGCCAAGTGTAAGAGGATGGTAGAAGTTAATGGCAGATATAGATGCGATAAGCCGGGAATTTGTCCAGGACAAGCAGAAAAAGTGTTATTCTTAAAGAGCCAAGGTGCAGAAGTAATAATAACAGGAACTTGCGAAGACTGAACGAATACAGTTATGACTGTAGCTCCTAGGTTAGGAGTACCTGTATATCATAGTACCGACCACATACTTCGTGGTGCAAGACACAAAATTTATAGAAGTAAGAAAAACTAA
- the prdD gene encoding proline reductase cluster protein PrdD, producing the protein MKSLKRRKLQIKAFHIERVVSSETTLISGNTLFLGTDIKNPELISRLKYVKELRIELIKPNERDKFVNSIVDFIPISTKVLGKMGEGITHTLTGVNVMLTAIDEDNIQAAEFGSSEGVLSEQVVFGRAGTPREEDLIIHVDVTLVSGGTKVRSGIDQCHEICDYLVQQIRDVLKKLNGRDCTDKCEFFDNIRPGGKKVVILKQVAGQGAMYDTRIFSTEPSGFTGGKSIIDLGNMPVLITPNEYRDGAIRAMH; encoded by the coding sequence ATGAAAAGTTTAAAAAGACGTAAGTTGCAAATAAAAGCTTTTCACATAGAGAGAGTGGTTTCTTCGGAAACCACTTTAATCTCTGGAAATACTCTGTTTCTAGGAACAGATATTAAAAATCCAGAGTTAATATCTCGATTAAAATATGTGAAAGAGTTAAGAATCGAGTTAATTAAGCCAAACGAAAGAGATAAGTTTGTTAATTCTATTGTGGACTTTATTCCTATTTCAACGAAGGTATTGGGTAAAATGGGAGAAGGAATAACTCATACATTGACAGGGGTCAATGTGATGTTAACTGCTATAGATGAAGATAATATTCAAGCAGCAGAATTCGGGTCTTCAGAAGGAGTATTATCAGAGCAGGTAGTATTTGGAAGAGCAGGAACTCCAAGAGAGGAAGATTTGATCATCCATGTGGATGTGACATTAGTATCAGGGGGAACCAAGGTTAGAAGTGGAATAGACCAATGTCACGAAATCTGCGACTATCTAGTTCAGCAGATAAGGGATGTTCTGAAAAAGTTAAATGGGAGAGATTGTACAGATAAATGTGAATTTTTTGACAATATCAGACCAGGAGGGAAAAAAGTAGTTATATTAAAGCAGGTTGCAGGACAGGGAGCTATGTATGATACTAGGATTTTTTCTACGGAACCATCTGGGTTTACGGGTGGAAAATCTATAATAGACTTAGGCAATATGCCTGTGCTCATAACTCCGAATGAATATAGAGATGGTGCTATAAGGGCCATGCATTAG
- the prdB gene encoding D-proline reductase (dithiol) protein PrdB has translation MAIKGMQSEIFVPITPKSVWTPVTKPLNEMKIGLATAAGVHLKSQERFNFAGDFTYRFIPGDAPTSEMMVSHGGYDNGDVNKDVNCMFPVDPLNELVKEGFIKEVSGIHAGFMGGGGNQEKFKNETGPAIAAKFKEDGVDAVVLTAGUGTCHRSAVLVQRAIEESGIPTIIIAALPPVVRQAGTPRAVAPNVPMGANAGEPNNPKMQKELLVATLEKLMEIQTPGKIISLPFEYIAKV, from the coding sequence ATGGCAATAAAAGGTATGCAATCGGAAATATTTGTACCGATTACTCCTAAGTCAGTTTGGACACCAGTTACTAAGCCTTTAAACGAAATGAAAATCGGTTTAGCTACTGCAGCAGGGGTACATTTAAAGTCACAAGAAAGATTTAACTTCGCAGGAGATTTCACATATAGATTTATCCCAGGAGATGCACCTACATCAGAAATGATGGTATCTCATGGTGGGTATGATAACGGTGACGTAAACAAAGACGTTAACTGTATGTTCCCGGTAGATCCATTAAATGAATTAGTTAAAGAAGGATTCATCAAAGAAGTATCAGGAATCCATGCAGGATTCATGGGTGGAGGTGGAAACCAAGAGAAGTTTAAAAACGAAACTGGTCCTGCCATCGCAGCAAAATTTAAAGAAGACGGCGTAGACGCAGTAGTTTTAACAGCTGGCTGAGGAACTTGTCACCGTTCTGCTGTATTAGTACAGAGAGCGATTGAGGAATCGGGGATTCCTACAATAATCATCGCAGCATTACCACCAGTAGTAAGACAAGCTGGAACACCAAGAGCAGTAGCACCAAACGTACCAATGGGAGCTAACGCAGGTGAACCTAATAACCCTAAGATGCAAAAAGAGTTATTAGTAGCAACATTAGAAAAATTAATGGAAATTCAAACACCTGGTAAGATAATATCATTACCATTTGAATATATCGCAAAGGTATAA